Part of the Rothia mucilaginosa genome, AAGATCAACGACCCGAAGATGAACCGCATGTGGTCCCTCACCGGTGAAAAGGGCGTCTCCGCGCTGGAGGCGTGGGGCACCACCCGCGGCAAGGGTGTGACCGTTGCGGTGCTGGACTCCGGCATTACCGCCCACCCGGACCTGGACGCTAACGTGCTGCCCGGCTATGACTTCATTGCCGAGTCGGCGTTCTCCAACGACGGCGACGGCCGCGACTCCGACCCGACTGACGCCGGCAACTGGACCGTAGACAACCAGTGCTTTACCGGTTCGAAGGCGACCGCCTCCGACTGGCACGGCACCCACGTGGCGGGCACTATCGCCGCTATCGCAAACAACAACGAGGGCATCGCCGGGGTGGCACCCGAGGCGAAGATTGTGCCCGTGCGCGTGCTGGGCGCCTGCGGCGGCTTCGACTCGGACATCACCGACGGCATTATTTGGGCTGCCGGCGGTAGCGTGCGCGGCGTACCGGGGAACCAGAACCCCGCCCAGGTCATTAACATGTCCATCGGTAGCGAGGGCACCTGCACCACCCCGTACCGCCAGGCGATTGCTCAGGCGAATAAGCGCGGCTCCATCGTGGTTGTCGCAGCGGGTAACAATAACTTTGATGCCTCGAAGTCCAGCCCCGGCAACTGTGAGGACGTCATCAACGTTGGCGCAACCGATAAGAACGGCAAGCGCTCCTACTTCTCCAACTACGGCTCCCGCGTGGATGTGAGCGCACCCGGTGGCGACCGCCGCTACTGGGGTGGCGGTATTCTCTCTACCCTGAACGCCGGTAAGACTGCTCCCGGTAAGGCTGACTACGCCGAGTACCAGGGCACTTCCATGGCGGCACCGCATGTTGCCGGTATTGTGGCGCTCATGAAGGCGGTCGACCCGAAGCTGACGTACGCTCAGGCGAAGAAGGCCCTGCAGTCCACCTCTCAGGGCGTTGAGTGCGACCAGTCCGCGTGCGGTTCCGGCATTGTGAATGCGGCACGCGCGGTTC contains:
- a CDS encoding S8 family peptidase, yielding MLRIARPSQARSSQRSLLSFVTATCLLSASVIPAVAAPTAQTTQPKATQTSAAAQASHTAQISNTAQTAQAAPVAYNRFIITYTDEAKNAASTDATADQIDWSAAAGTQQATWADALYAGITSEVQSIDELLNIKTSYVRSTALDASVVTTSAELTPAQAQQYMNALSANSKVASVSPDMRRYATVDNTSEPVKINDPKMNRMWSLTGEKGVSALEAWGTTRGKGVTVAVLDSGITAHPDLDANVLPGYDFIAESAFSNDGDGRDSDPTDAGNWTVDNQCFTGSKATASDWHGTHVAGTIAAIANNNEGIAGVAPEAKIVPVRVLGACGGFDSDITDGIIWAAGGSVRGVPGNQNPAQVINMSIGSEGTCTTPYRQAIAQANKRGSIVVVAAGNNNFDASKSSPGNCEDVINVGATDKNGKRSYFSNYGSRVDVSAPGGDRRYWGGGILSTLNAGKTAPGKADYAEYQGTSMAAPHVAGIVALMKAVDPKLTYAQAKKALQSTSQGVECDQSACGSGIVNAARAVQQVRSDREAADAAAAEAARKKAEEDAKRQQAPAPKATPAPKVTPAPKVTPAPKARTRPSRPVTRPSYPSRPRHGHTPRYRSWYGASANTYPSSGYPNTGYLGFATGNHR